A single genomic interval of Daucus carota subsp. sativus chromosome 1, DH1 v3.0, whole genome shotgun sequence harbors:
- the LOC108215672 gene encoding peptidyl-tRNA hydrolase, mitochondrial produces MVSRISRRCFCSVITPQPWLFVGLGNPGDKYKTTRHNVGFQMMDAFAESQGIPMDEIHFKAFFGKGFVGGVPVLLAKPQTYMNLSGESIGPLAAYYKLPLNRVVVFHDDMDLPCGVLRLIPKGGHGRHNGLKSVIQHFRGNTEFGRLRIGIGRPPGQMDPRAFMLQNFNATAQGRIDAALEEGVVALKELVAKGLTEAARCFNTQQKYKHIRLQTMPV; encoded by the coding sequence ATGGTTAGTAGAATTTCAAGGCGTTGTTTTTGCTCTGTTATTACTCCTCAACCATGGTTGTTTGTTGGTCTTGGGAACCCTggtgataaatataaaacaactaGACACAATGTAGGGTTTCAAATGATGGATGCATTTGCTGAGTCGCAAGGAATTCCGATGGATGAAATTCATTTTAAAGCTTTTTTTGGGAAAGGTTTTGTGGGGGGTGTTCCTGTTTTGCTTGCCAAACCACAAACTTATATGAATTTGAGTGGTGAAAGTATTGGACCTCTTGCTGCTTACTATAAGCTCCCGCTTAACCGTGTCGTCGTGTTTCATGATGACATGGATTTGCCTTGTGGAGTTCTCCGTCTTATTCCTAAGGGCGGTCATGGAAGACATAATGGGCTAAAAAGTGTGATTCAGCATTTCCGAGGGAACACAGAGTTTGGTCGGTTAAGAATTGGTATCGGGAGGCCTCCTGGTCAGATGGATCCTAGAGCCTTCATGCTCCAGAACTTTAATGCTACGGCTCAGGGACGGATCGATGCTGCACTTGAAGAAGGGGTTGTTGCGCTGAAAGAACTTGTGGCCAAAGGTTTGACGGAGGCTGCAAGATGTTTTAATACACAGCAGAAGTACAAGCATATAAGGTTGCAGACAATGCCGGTATGA